The Streptomyces sp. DG1A-41 genomic sequence TCGCCAACAGCAGCACCACAGACAGTGAAATGGCCACAACTGATCACACCCTCGGTCGGTCCGCTCTCCCGGCCCGGGGACGCGACCCCGCGCACCCCGCCAGAACCATCGTGCCACCAACCCGGCCCGGCTATGCGGACCGTGACGCATCGACCACCTCACTCGTGCCCGAACCGGTGTGTGCCGCCCGGGGCCAGGAGCCGAACGGCAGGGATCCGTACGGCAATTCGAGGCGCCACCCTCACAGGGAATTCAACTGAATCGTTTCCGTGCCCACACAACGCGTTCGCAGCTGATTCGAATTACCCCCACAAGCTCCTCAACACCTCTGTGGGCAAGCTTGAAAGGGGGGCGGAAGTGGACATTCCGCCGGAGTCGCCTGCTGGCCTTATGCACCGCTTAGTCCGGAAATATCCCGATAAGCAGGGCAGGTGTGATGAACACAATCCGCCATCGGACGATGTGTTGGGCATCACTCCGACCATGGCGTCAACTACCCGAAATCCGGGGTACCGACAGCTAATAGCCAGCATTCACATCCGGCGTTTTACGAATAGCCGCAGGGAACGCTAGGGTGCCTCAGATGTTCCACGCTGCCTCGTCCCCCGCAAGCGCAGCGAGGTCCCGGATCGTCTCCCCGAGTTCCTGGTGGGAGGGTCTGTGACGAACTCGCTACGACCGAACGGCGACCGCAGGGCGCCACTTCCCCCGGCCCAGTCGCCGACCGACGGAGTGCCGAGCCCGCGCTCGCCGCAGAGCCCGCAGAAGAAGCAGAACGGCAAGCAGCGCGACGCGTTCTTCGACAACGCCAAGTACCTCGCGATCGTGCTGGTGGCCATGGGCCACGCCTGGGAGCCGCTCAAGGGCGACAGCCGGATGCTCGAGGCCGCGTACCAGGTCGTCTACGCCTTCCACATGCCGGCGTTCATCATCATCTCCGGCTACTTCTCGCGCAGTTTCGACATGCGGCCCGACCGGCTCAAGCGCCTGATCACCGGCGTGGCCGTGCCGTACATCGTCTTCGAGACGGCCTACCCGCTCTTCAAGCGGTTCATCGACAACGACCCGGGACAGGAGATCAGCCTCCTCGACCCCTGGTACCTGACCTGGTTCCTGTGCGCGCTGTTCATCTGGCGGATGACCACCCCCATCTGGAAGATGGCGCGCTGGCCGCTGCCGCTCGCGCTCGGCCTCGCGATGCTGGCGACCGTCTCCCCGGAGATCGGTGACGACCTGGACCTCCAGCGGGTCCTCCAGTTCCTGCCGTTCTTCGTGCTGGGACTGGTGATGAAGCCCGAGCACTTCCACATGGTGCGCCGCCGTTCCGTACGGATCGCCTCGGTGCCCGTGTTCGCCGCCGCGCTGGCCTTCAGCTGGTGGGCCGTGCCGCGCATGAACACCGCGTGGTTCTACCACCGGGACTCCGCGCAGGAGCTGGGCGCGCCGTGGTGGACCGGCCCGGTCATGGTGCTCGCGATGTTCGGCTGCTCCCTGGTGCTGACCGCGTGCTTCTTCGCCTGGGTGCCGCGCCGCCACATGTGGTTCACCGCGCTCGGCGCCGGCACGCTCTACGGCTACCTGCTGCACGGCTTCCTGGTGAAGGCCGGCGACTACCAGGGCTGGTTCGAGCCGACGTGGATGCACCAGCCGCTCGGTGAGATCGCCGTGACCGTCACCGCGGCCGCCGTCGTGACGCTGCTGTGCACCAAGCCGGTGCAGCGGGTCTTCCGGTTCGTGATGGAGCCGAAGATGGAGTGGGCCTTCAAGCGGGACGCGGCCGAACTCGCCCGTGAGCGCCAGAGCGCCGAGCGGCGCGAGCGCGAGAAGGCAGCCGTGGGCTGACCCGCCTGTGCACGCACGGAGGGCCCGCACTCGGACGAGTGGCGGGCCCTCCGACTGTCTTGAGGCGGCGGCTAGTCGCCCTTCAGGTGTCTCATCAGGCGCTCGAAGTCCTGCCATCCCGAAAGGTCCGACGGGTCGCCCCGAAACGCGTAGTACAGCGCCGGGCGGGTCTTCGGACCCAGTTCCCGCGGCGCCTGGGGGAGCGGCGTGCGGCGGGCCCGGTCGCCCGGCATCTCGCGGACCTCCTCGGCGCCCAGCACGAACGCGTAGGGCACGCCGGGGCCTTCGAAGCGGGCGGGGACGGACAGGTCGCGGCGGGCCCGGCGGATCTGGACCAGCATGGACTGGAGATCGTGCCGGGTGGCGAGGGCCTCCGCGGCGGCGACCACGGTGTCCGTCGGGATCTGCTCGCCCGGTCCGTAGCCGAAGGCCAGTGTCACGTCCTCCTCGACGCCGCCCTTCGTCCGGGTGATGCGCACCGTCGCGAGGCCCGGTCGCTCCGGCGTGCCGACGACCACCAGCCAGGTCGGCTCGGGTGCTCGCTCGTGGGCCACGTCGGTCAACTGCCGCAGTGACCAGGGGAGGTTGGCGGGCTCCTCGGTGCCCCAGCCGGCCGGTGGCTCACCGGTGATCTCCCGCCATACGGCTTCCACGGCACCGCCGAGGACGAGCCGGTCGTCGGCCGGGTGAACGGTGCGGAAGGAGATCGCGAGCTGGCGTTCGCCGGTGTCCTGGATGCCCTCCCGGAAGGAGGCGGCGACGGGTGTGCGCGGGTCCTGCGGGGTCGCCTCCGGAGACTCGACCGTCACGAACAGGCCGTTGCTCCACTGGAGGACCGCTCCGGTCAGGCCGTCGTAGTAGCCGTCCCGCTCGTCCTGCACCACCCAGCGCGAGGGCCAGCCCGGCAGGCTGCCCCGGACCGCCGGGGAGAGGCGGGTGCCCGCCGGGGTGACGATCTGGAGGCCGAGACCGGCGTTCGCGGCGGCGCGGAAGGCGTCCGACAGCCAGGCCGTCATCGCGACCACGGGACGGTCCTGGATGACGACGGCGACCTTGTCGGTGAGCACGTCCACGGCGGGCTGGGCGGCGGCCGGAGCCGGCGCCACCGTCATCCCGTCCGTCTTGACCACGGCCAACGACCACGAGGTCTGCGGCGGCCAGGCCGTACCACCGATCAACGTGGCGATACGGGCGGCGAACGTCCCGGCGAGCTCCTCGGCTTCCTTGATTCCGGTCGTGGCACGGGCCTCGGTCCACCAGTACGGCACCTCGGGCTCCTGGGCTCCGAGCAGCCGCTCGGCCTCTCCCCTGACCTGCACGAGCAGCGGCGCTTCGACGGAGACGAGCGGGCGGCCCTGCTGGTCGCAGAGCTGCACCACGGCTCCCTCGCCCTCGGTGCCCGCCAGCAGGTCCGGGCCGCCGGAGAGCAGTCCCGCGAGCACGCTCAGCGGGTCGGGCATCTTCTTCGTGAGGGCGATGACATCCTTCGTCACGCGTTTACCTCGTCCCCTCGTAGACGGTCTGGATGAGCCGGCTCGGTTCGCCCCTGCGGACCAGCACGCCGCGGCCGGGCGGCTGGTGGCCGGCGTACACACCGGAGAAGAGCTGGCCCTCGCTGCGGTCCCCCGCCATCACCAGCGCCGAGGCACCGGACTCGCGCAGGCTCTGGAGCAACGGCTCGTACAGCCCCCGGGAGGCGCCCGCCACACGGCGGGTGAGGACGAAGTGCAGTCCGATGTCGACGGCCGACGGGATGTACGGCACGAAGGGCGCGAGCGGCTGCTGCCCGGCGGTGGTGAGGACGTCGTAGTCGTCGACGAGGATCACGATCCGCGGGCCGGAGAAGCTGCCCGGCTCGAGGTCGGCGCCGTCGGCGGCCTCGTCGGGCAGCCGCTTCTCCAGTTCGGAGGCGATGCCGGCGGCGAGACCGGCGCACAGCTTGGTGTTGTAGGCGTAACCGCCCCGGTACTCCTCCGGGATGACGCCGCGCAGGCCGCGGCGCGGGTCGAAGACGCCGAAGACGAGCTCCTTGTCGCCGTAGCGCTCGATCAGGCTGCGGGCGATCACCTTGAGCAGGTTGGTCTTGCCGCACTCGCTGTCGCCCATGATCAGCAGGTGCTGGTCGCGGTGGAAGAGGTCGAGCAGGACGGGCGCCAGCTGCGTCTGGTCCAGGCCGATCGGGACGCGGCGTGGTTCGGCGGCAGGGCCGGGCAGCTGGTGCGCCTCCAGCACGTGCGGCAGCACGCGCACCGGCTGGGCGACCTCGCCGGTCCAGGTGGCGCGGATCTGCCGGGCGGTGGTCTCCAGGACCGCGCCGAGGTCGGCGGTGTCGGCGAGGCCGTCGGTACGGGGCAGGGCGACCTGGGCGAAGAGCTTGCGGTCGGTGAGGACCCGGCCCTTCTCCTCGGGCGAGAGGGTCTCGCCGAGCTTGCGGTCGATACTGGACTCGCTCGGGTCGTTCAGGCGCAGTTCCACGCGGGTGCCGAACTGGGACTGGGTGGCGATCCGCACGTCGTTCCAGCGCAGCATGCCGGCGACGACGTGGATGCCGTAGCCGCTGCCCCGCTTGAGGATGTCGACGACGGGGTCGTCCAGTTCCTCGAAGTCGTCGCGCAGCGCGCCGAAGCCGTCGATGAGCAGCACGATCTCGGTGCTGGCCAGCTCGGGCACCCGGCCCGCGGCCCGCAGGGTTCGCAGCTGCTCCAGCGAGTCGATGCCGTGCACCCGGAACAGTTCCTCGCGCTGGTCGAGCATGGCGCGCACCGAGTCGATGGTGCGGGCCGCGCGCTCGCGGTCGGCCCGGCCGGCGATGCCGCCGACGTGCGGCAGCCCCGACAGGGCCTGCAGGCCGCCGCCGACCAGGTCGAGGCCGTAGATGCCCACTTCCTGCGGGGTGTGGGTCAGCGCCAGCGAGAGGGCGAGGGTGCGCAGCAGGGTGGTCTTGCCGGACTGGGGGCCGCCGATGATCGCGGCGTGGCCGCCGGCGAGTGTCAGGTCCAGGTACCACTGGCCCTGCCATTGCTTCGTCGGGTCGTCGAGCGTGCCCAGCGGCACCTGGAGCGGGCCGCGGCGCCCCGCGAGCTGCATGCCGCGCGCACCGACCCGCACCGGTCCGGCGACCTTGTCGAGCGGGACCGCGGCGGGCAGCGGGGGCAGCCAGATCTGACGGACCGAGCGGGCACCGGAGCGCTCCAGCTGGTCGATCATCACGCCCATCTCCGTGGGGCCGGTCTCCCGGCGCCGCATCTGCGGCTCCTCGGGCCCCTCGGAGCCCCCCTGGCCGAGGGTGTTGTAGGCCTGGTACTCCAGGGCGAGCGGCCCGGTGTCCTCCGGCTCGTGCTGGACGGGGCCGCGGTAGGCGCCGGAGACGTAACCGGCCTTGAACCGCTCGTAGTGGCTGGTGTCGACCTTGAGGTAGCCGAAGCCGGGCAGCGGGGGCAGGTGGAAGGCGTCCGTGGTGTCCAGGACCGTACGGGACTCGTCCGGGGAGAAGGTGCGCAGACCGAGACGGTACGACAGGTAGGTCTCCAGGCCCTTGAGCTTGCCGGCCTCGATGCGCTGGCTGGACAGCAGCAGGTGCACACCGATGGAGCGGCCGATCCGGCCGATGGACAGGAACAGGTCGATGAAGTCCGGCTTGGCGGTGAGGAGTTCGCCGAACTCGTCGATCACGACGAACAGGTGCGGCAGCGGCTCCAGGTCGGGGCGCTTCTCGGCGCGCAGCGCGGCGTAGTGGCCGATGTCGGCGACGTTGCCCGCGTCCTTGAGCACCTGCTGGCGGCGCTTGACCTCGCCGGCGAGGGACGCGTGGACGCGCTCGACCAGGCCGGCCTGGTTCTCCAGGTTGGTGATGACGCCGGCGACGTGCGGCAGGTGCGCGAACGGGGCGAAGGTGGCGCCGCCCTTGTAGTCGACGAGAACCATGGCCAGGTCCTCCGGCGGGTGGGTGGCGACCAGGGCGAGGACGAGGGTGCGCAGCAGCTCCGACTTGCCGGAGCCGGTGGCGCCGACGCACAGGCCGTGCGGGCCCATGCCCAGTTCGGAGGACTCCTTCAGGTCAAGGAGCACGGGCTCCTTGGCGTCGCTGACGCCGATCGGCACGCGCAGGAAGGCGCGCTCGCCGCGCGGCGCCCACAGCCGGTGGAGGTCGAGTTCGGCCACGTCGTCGATGCCGAGCAGCTGGGCGAAGTCGACCGGGCCGGTGAGCGGGGCGTCGACCATCGACTCCGCGGACAGCCGCAGCGGGGCGAGCATCCGGGCGAGGCCCTCGGCGAAGGGGACGCCGATCTCGTCGACGGTGCCGTGGGCGCTGATCGGCTCCTTCTCGCGCAGGTCCTCGATGACGACGCGCTCACCGTCGACGGTGACGCGCACGCCCACGCTGCCGGGCTCCTGCACGCGCTGGTCGAGCAGGTGCAGCACGGTGACGCTCATGTCCCGCAGGCCCACGGCGTCGTCGGGGCGCGGCAGGTCGACCGCGTCGGCGCCGTGCGCGTCGGCGACGACGAGCAGCCGGGAGGTCATGGCGAGGGCGTCCTTGCCGGACAGGCCCCGGCGGACCTCGGCCGCGTAGGAGGCGCGGCGGCGCAGTTCGGCGCCGATCTGCCGGGCCAGCTGGGGCAGGGAGGGCGCGATGCGGCGGGCGGCGACGGGGCCGTCGAACTGCTCGGAGTCGAGCAGGTGCGGCAGCCACTTGGCCCACTCCCAGTCGGCGATCCGGTCGCCGGGCACGGCCAGCGCCATGGCCACGTCGTCGGGGGCGTGGGTGGCGGCGGCCTGCGCGATCAGTGCGCGGGCGACCCGGAGGGTGTCCTCGCGCCGGCCGATGACGGTGATGTTGCCGACGCGGTCGAGCGGGACGGTGAGCGGGAGTTCGGTGCCGTTGGCGAAGCGGGCGACCAGGGCGGAGGCCTCGTTCAGCATGAACTCGTCGGGCGGGGTGAGTACCGAGGATCCGGGCGGGGCCACCTTCAGGTCGCGCACCGGCATCTCTCCGGTGCCGACGCGGACCCGCAGGAAGTCGGCGTCGAGCCGGCGCCGCTCCCACAACCGGGCGGGGTCGCGCACGACGTCGTACAGCGCGTCCGGCGGCGGGTTGAGCACCTGCGTGCTCTCGCGTCGCTCCCGCTCCTCCTTCGACAGCTCCTCCCGCAGGTCCTCCAGGTAGGAGAGGTAGGCCTCGCGCTGGGTGCGGCGCGTGCGCTGGGCCTTGCCGCGCTGCGAGAAGAGCATGACGAGCGAGCCGAGGATGGTGACGACGAGGATGATGGCGCCCAGACCGGCGAACTGGCTGTTGCGCACGACCGTCATCATCACGACGGAGGACATCACGCCCGCGACGGGCAGCAGCGAGGTCGCGATCGAGCCGGTCTTGCCGTCGGGCAGGTTGGGCGGCGCCTCGATGGTGCGCGGTTCGGGGGCGGCCGGGGGCCGGGTGGTCCGGGCCGGCCGGTGGATCAGTCGGGTGCTCATCGTCGTTGCCCTGTCCTCTGGGTCCTGGGTTCCCTTCGTGTGCGGAGGGTTCAGCGGCGCTTGTGGGAGAGCTGGAAGACCTCCGCCGCCAGGCGTGTGGCGGCCTCCCTGGTGTCTCGCGCGAGCAGCTCGGTGCGGATGGTGCCGCCGGCCGCCAGATGCCGGTCGTAGGGCAGGATCCGCACGCTCGCCCCCGTCGCCTTGAGCTGCTCGGCCGCCTTGTCCAGATCGACGCCGGTGTGCGGCACGGTCTCGGTGAGCACGACGACGGTGGAGGTCGTGATGTCCCGGGGCAGCCCGCGCATCCACTCCAGGACCGCGTGCGTGCTGGCGATGCCCTCCAGCGTCGCGGGGACCGTGAGGATCCGGGCCTGGGCGGCGGACAGGGCGGTGCGGGCGACCTCGGCGGGCAGCGTCTCGCAGTCGGCGACGGTCACGCCGAAGTAGCGGCGCATCGCCACCATGATCCGCTCGTAGCCCTTGGTGTCGAGCATGGCCCCGACCTGCCCCTGGCTGCCGGGCAGCAGCCAGGCGTTCTCGGGCAGTTGAACCAGGTAGCCGGTGATGTCGAGGAGCGTCATCTGCGGTTCGACGACGTCGGCGAGATCGCCCGTGGTCCAGCGCAGGCTCTCCGCGCCGAGCCGGAGCGGCAGCGAGCCGAGCGCCGGGTCGGCCTCGACGGCCAGGACGGGGTCCTGGCGGTAGTGGGCGTAGGTGGCGGTCAGCAGCGCGGCGACCGTCGTCTTGCCCGAGCCTCCGCGGATCGAGGTGACCGCTATCTGGCGGCCGGTGGTGACCGGCTGCTGGAGGATCTCAGCGGTCGCGGTGGTCTCGGCGACCTCACGGGCCGCGGAGGAGGAAACAGTGCGGCGTACGGCCCTCAGGGCGCGCGCGGCGAACGGCTCCCCCCGCCGGGGTCCCCTGCCCGCGCCGGCGAGCTTCTGGTCGAGGACCGGGCGGCTGTCGGGGGTGGCTCGGGAGGCGCGGGCACGGGGCGCAGGGGCCGGCTGCGCGTACTGCTGCGGCGGGGGCTGTTCCTGCGCGGCGGACTGCTGCTGGGCGGCGTGCTGCTGCTCGGCGTAGGCCTGTTGTTCGGCATAGGCCTGCTGCTGGGCGTGCTGGTGCTGCTGCTGTTCGGCGTAGGCCTGCTGCTGCTCGGCGTACGCCTGCTGCTGTGCGTAGACCTGCTGTTCGGCGTAGGCCTGCTGGGCATGGGCCGGGTCGGGGTGCGGCTGCTGTCCCTGCGCGGGATAGGCCTGCCGTTGCGCGGCGGCGTACTGCTCTGCGTACACCTGCTGTTGCGCGTGCTGCTGCTCGGCGGGCGTGGGCTGCTGGTACGGCTGTGGGTAGCCGTAGGCCGGTGCCGGCCCCTGCCCCTGTGCCTGTCCCTGTGCCTGTCCCTGGGCGTACTGACCGGCTGTGCCCTGCTGGGCGGCGTGCGCCTGCTGCGCCTCCGGCCCCTGTGCCTGCTGCGGGGCCGCCTGCTCTGCCGCCGCCCGCTGCCGGTCCCGCTGCTGGGACGTGTGCTGCGGCTGCTGGGGCGTGCCGCCCCTCAAATCGCGCAGCACGTCGTTCTGCCAGTTGTCCCCGCTCGGCATGTCGCCCTTCTCTCCTGCCGCATCCCGCCGTGTCGTTCCGCGGGAGCGACAGGGTGGGCGTCTGGTCTTCGAAGCCTCAGAACTTGTTGAGCAACTGCCCGTAGATACCGAACGCCCCGATGGCGAGCGGGAAGAGCCCGATCACGCCGAGGGACTCGATCAGGTCGGCGAACCTGCGCAGCCGCACCCGGACGTGGTCGGGCGGCTCGATGCCCAGGGCCAGCAGCGGCAGCAGTGCCGCGGCCCCCAGCAGCACCAGCGCACCGGCGCCCCCGGCGTGGTCCAGCCACAGCACGGCGAGGCGTACGACGAGCAGCGCGGCCGCCGCGAACAGCGCCACGACCTCGGCGACCAGGGGGAAGGCCCGCGCCCTGGACAGCAGGACGACGGCCACGAGCGAGGCGAGGCCCACCGTCCAGACGGTCGGCTCCTTCGCGGTGGTCAGCATCCAGCCGCCGAGGGCGGCCGACGCCGCGGTGACGACGGTGGCGAGGGCGAGCCCGCGGTGGGTGGCGGCGAGGGCGTTGGCGACCTGGTGGCGGCTCACGGACGTCCCCGTGGAGCGCTTGTCGTCCAGGGCGGTGAGTCCCGAGGCCATCAGCGCGAACCGGGGCAGCAGCCCGAGCAGGATGATGGAGAACACTGCCATCACGGCGCCGATCCGGTCCGCCCGGTCCTGGAGGAGGGCGACGGTCTCCCACACCAGGGCGACGACGACGATCGCCCCGGCCCCGATCAGCCCGCCCTTGCCGAGCGGCGAGCAGTAGGCCAGCAGCACGAGGGTGACCACCAGTGCGGCGGCGACACCGGCCAGCCGGGCCGTCCCGCCCCAGTCGTAGGCGTCGGCGGCGGTCCAGGCGGTCAGCAGGCCGAGCCCGCCGGCGGCGAGCAGCAGCGCGCTGGCCAGGCCCTGGTTGCCCCGGCCGATCCGGGCGATGGCCGCGCCGGCGATCAGGAACAGGGCGGTGACGACCGCGAGTCCCGTGGTGACGGACTCCAGGGAGAACTCCTGCCGGGCCAGGACGGCCGCGGCCACGGCGAACACCACGGTGGCCACACCGGCGCTGACGCGGCGGGCGGCCGGGCGCCAGCGCCAGGTCCGCAGGTCGAGGTCGTCCGCGACCTGATCGGTGACGTCGTGCACGACCGGCGCCGGCGGTGCGGCATGGGCCCGGACGAGGCGGAGTACGGCGCCGTCGGGCACCTCGGCCGACGCCAGCGTCGCGTCATGGGGCAGCGCCGAGCCGTCGGAGGTGATCAGCTGCCGGGTAGTCGGCCGGGTGGCGGCCCGGTCGTCCAGCAACTGGAGTATGTCGGGGAGCAGTTGGCCGATCGGTGTGTCCGACGGCAGGACCAGGTCGGCTCGCCGTCGCTCGCCGATCAGGGTGACCCGGCTCAGCTGGGTCCGAGACATCGTTGCTGCGCTCACCACTCACCGGAACCTATCATCGCGTTTTTTCCGCCACGGCCGCGCTCCGATCCGCTCGCGACGGCCGTGCACGCCCCGTTCACTGTTTCTCCGCACTCTTGCCGCCGGCACCGCTCGCGGAGGCGCTGGGCGTCGGGTTGTACAGCTGCTCCTGCTGCTGTTGCTGCTTCTTCTCCTCGGCCTTCTGCTTCGCCAGCGTGGCCTGGAGGAAGGACCAGCCGATGCAGCCGGCGCAGAGTACGGCGGCGATCGCGATGCCCGCGAACATCTTGCCGAACCGCTCGTCCGCCGTCCGTCGCGCGCGCTGCGTGCCGAACAGCAGCGCGTCGCGCATCCGGCGCCGGCGCACCGCCACCGACTCCAGCAGCTGGCTGTCGTAGTCCCGTGCCATTCAGTCGTCCTGTGCCTTGTTGATGCGTGGTCAGTCGTCCGGGGCCAGGCCCAGGCGCTTCCGCATGACGGCGTACTTCCGCGTGAGCCGCCGGGCGGTGTGCTCGTCGAGTGCGGCGAGGCGGTGGGGGTCGGCGTTGTGCGCGAGGTCGGCGGCCTTGACCAGCCGGGCGCCCGGGGTGGCCAGGATCCGGTGTGCGTACGCCTCCGGCTCCTCGTCCGGCCGCCTGGTCATGGCCCGTACGACGTCCTTGGTCTGCTGCGTGAGGGCGGCGGCGTCGAGCCACTCCTCGCTGAGGACGCCGTCCTCCAGCGCGTCGTGCAGCCAGGCGGCGGCCACCAGCTCGTCGTTCCCTCCCCGGGCGCGCACGCCTTCGGCGACGGCCGACAGGTGTTCGGCGTACGGCCGACCGGCCTTGTCCGTCTGCCCGGCGTGCGCGGCGCGAGCGACGGCCTCGACGTCGGCGAGACTCATCTCCTGCGGCATGCGATCCCCCTAGCTTCGCTTCCGCAACATAAGACACGAACGCGCCACGCGAACAACCGGGGTGCGGCTCTCCCCCACGCGTCTTCACACACCGCCCGACAGCCCCGTCACGATCATGAAGAGCACCCACAGTGCGGGGAGGAGCGCGATGTACGCCCGGGGCCGTCGCCGCACGGGTACGCCGGGGTCGTAGCGCGGGCCGAGCGTGCCCGGCCCCGGCGCGGGGAGTTCCTTCACCTTGCGCACGGCCAGGACGTTGCGGACCAGCGTCAACGGCGCGAAGAGGAAGAGGGAGAGGGGGCTCCACCAGCCCCAGGCGAGCGTGTGGGTGGTCAGCGCGCGGTACACGGCCAGCCCACAGGTCATGCACATCGGACCGTCCGTCTTCCGGAACCCCATGAGGACGACGAGGCCGCGGTGCGCGCGGAACGCGACGTCTGCGGCGGGAGAACCTCCGCAGAACCTGCACATGGGGAAGGACGGATCCGGGGGCTCGGGGAGGTCCGGATGCGGGAGGCGGCGGTCCCGGCCGCTGTCGGACGAGGCGTCGGCCGGGGCAGAGGGCAGCGCGGGCTGCTCGGCGGGAGGGTCGGCGTACCAGGCGCGGAGGGAGTCGGCGACGGCGTCCAGGAGGCCGCTCTTGAGGGCCTTGTCGATGGTCCCGTCGCAGAACTTCTCCCCGCGCACCACGGCGGTGGCGGCCCGCACGGCGTCGGCGGGCCGCAGCCCGCCCTCCGGCCGGAGCGTGGGCATGGGGTTGTCCATCCAGCGGTGCTCGGGCGTGACGGCACCGACGCGGTGGAGGGCGTGGACGGCCCGGTGCACCCCCTCGCTGTACTTGGGGAACGGCACGTGGATGGCACCGCTCGGCGACTTCTGCCCACCGCCCCACTGCACGTCCCGGTCCTCGTCCGTGAGCGCGTCGAAGGCGTCGGCGAGTTCCCGCCACGCCTCGGCGTCGTCACGGTCGAGCTGGGCGAGGAGGCGCTGGTCGTCGGCCGGGGTGACGATGCGGGCGAGTTCCTCGACGGCGGCGGCGTCGGCGGCCTCGGTGACGGGTCCTACGCCGGGTTCGTGGCTGAGCAGGTGGAGGACGCCTAGTGGGGTGAGCCCGCGCTCACGAGCCTCACGGATCCGGCGGTACCACTCCGTCCCCGCGTGGTAGGCACTGCTGCTGCTCGCCCGCCGGTTGATCCACTCGACGTCGTCGGCGCCGGGCTCGACCCAGGCGTATCCGACCACCTCGCCGTCGGGGGCGGTGACGGAGATGTGGTGCACGGGGTCGGTCATGTTGTTGTTCTCGTGGGTCGGCCGGGGCTCAGCCACCGGGGGGCTGCTCTTTCAGCGCGGCAAGCGTCGGTGCCTCGGTGAGCGAGCCCGGAACCGCGTGGCTCCGCTCGCTGTCGTTCGCGCCGCGCGCCACTTCGGCGAGGAGAACGGTGGGGGCGAGCTGTCGGGCCTTGCCGGCGCGCAGAGCCCGCACCCACCTGCCACCGGCGTTGACGGCGTCGGCCGACAGCCCCGACGGCACGATCCGGCCGACCGCGTCGTCCTCTTCCCCGAAGCGCGAGTTGGTCGGCTCTTCGTTAGTCACCCTGGGCCAGGGCCTCGACGGCGGCGGCGTTCGGGGCGTCGGCGAGGGAACCGGGCAGGGGGCGGCTTCGGCCGCCGGGCTGGGGGTCGCCGTACAGCTCCACGAGTGTCTGAGTCGGGCGGAGGCCGCGCGCCTTTCCCTCCCGCAGGCGCATGATCCAGGGCATGCCTGCGTTCACCGCACGGGGGCCGCCCGCCTTGCGCGGTTCATAGGCTGCGGCGTCGTCCGCGTCAGCCCAGACGTACCCGAGGACCGAGCTGTTCTCCTTGTCCACCACGGTGAAGTACTGCACCGGGTTCTCGGTCCAGTCCTGGTACCGCGCCGGTCCGCCCGGCTTCTCCCTGAACTGCAGGTCTTCTTCGAAGCGCGAGTTCATCGGCTGTCCGTTACTCACTCTGTGCCAATACCCACTCTGTGCCAAGGCCTCGACGGCAGCGGAGTTCGGGGCGGCGGTGAGGGAATTCGGCACGGGACGGCCGCTGCCGCCCGGTTCCGGGTCGGCCAGGAATTTAGCGAGGGCCTCGGACGGACGGAGTCCCCGCTTCTTGGCATCGCGCAGCCGATGGATCCAGGAAATGCCCGCGTTGACCCCTCGGCCCCCAGCGCCTTGCCGTGGTTCATAAGCGGCGGCGTCGCCCTCATCGCTTGCCCATACGTAGCCGAGGACTGCCCCTCCTTGCTTGTCCACGACGGTGAAATACTGCACTGACTTGTCCGTCCGGTCTTGGTATCGCGGCGGACCACCTGGCTCTTCCTCAAACCACATGTCTTCAGCAAAGCGTGGGTTGATCGGTCGTTCACTGCTCATGAGTTTCCTACTCACCTTGAGCCAGCGCCTTGACCACATCAGCGTTCGGGGCGTCGGTGAGAGAACCCGGCAGTACCCGCCCTCGGTTTCCCTCCGGGTTGGACAGCATCTCCGAGAGAGCCACCGACGGGGAGAGGCCCCGCTCCTTGGCTTCCTGGAGCCTGGCGTGCCAGTGA encodes the following:
- a CDS encoding acyltransferase family protein; translated protein: MTNSLRPNGDRRAPLPPAQSPTDGVPSPRSPQSPQKKQNGKQRDAFFDNAKYLAIVLVAMGHAWEPLKGDSRMLEAAYQVVYAFHMPAFIIISGYFSRSFDMRPDRLKRLITGVAVPYIVFETAYPLFKRFIDNDPGQEISLLDPWYLTWFLCALFIWRMTTPIWKMARWPLPLALGLAMLATVSPEIGDDLDLQRVLQFLPFFVLGLVMKPEHFHMVRRRSVRIASVPVFAAALAFSWWAVPRMNTAWFYHRDSAQELGAPWWTGPVMVLAMFGCSLVLTACFFAWVPRRHMWFTALGAGTLYGYLLHGFLVKAGDYQGWFEPTWMHQPLGEIAVTVTAAAVVTLLCTKPVQRVFRFVMEPKMEWAFKRDAAELARERQSAERREREKAAVG
- a CDS encoding DUF6177 family protein produces the protein MTKDVIALTKKMPDPLSVLAGLLSGGPDLLAGTEGEGAVVQLCDQQGRPLVSVEAPLLVQVRGEAERLLGAQEPEVPYWWTEARATTGIKEAEELAGTFAARIATLIGGTAWPPQTSWSLAVVKTDGMTVAPAPAAAQPAVDVLTDKVAVVIQDRPVVAMTAWLSDAFRAAANAGLGLQIVTPAGTRLSPAVRGSLPGWPSRWVVQDERDGYYDGLTGAVLQWSNGLFVTVESPEATPQDPRTPVAASFREGIQDTGERQLAISFRTVHPADDRLVLGGAVEAVWREITGEPPAGWGTEEPANLPWSLRQLTDVAHERAPEPTWLVVVGTPERPGLATVRITRTKGGVEEDVTLAFGYGPGEQIPTDTVVAAAEALATRHDLQSMLVQIRRARRDLSVPARFEGPGVPYAFVLGAEEVREMPGDRARRTPLPQAPRELGPKTRPALYYAFRGDPSDLSGWQDFERLMRHLKGD
- the eccCa gene encoding type VII secretion protein EccCa, with product MSTRLIHRPARTTRPPAAPEPRTIEAPPNLPDGKTGSIATSLLPVAGVMSSVVMMTVVRNSQFAGLGAIILVVTILGSLVMLFSQRGKAQRTRRTQREAYLSYLEDLREELSKEERERRESTQVLNPPPDALYDVVRDPARLWERRRLDADFLRVRVGTGEMPVRDLKVAPPGSSVLTPPDEFMLNEASALVARFANGTELPLTVPLDRVGNITVIGRREDTLRVARALIAQAAATHAPDDVAMALAVPGDRIADWEWAKWLPHLLDSEQFDGPVAARRIAPSLPQLARQIGAELRRRASYAAEVRRGLSGKDALAMTSRLLVVADAHGADAVDLPRPDDAVGLRDMSVTVLHLLDQRVQEPGSVGVRVTVDGERVVIEDLREKEPISAHGTVDEIGVPFAEGLARMLAPLRLSAESMVDAPLTGPVDFAQLLGIDDVAELDLHRLWAPRGERAFLRVPIGVSDAKEPVLLDLKESSELGMGPHGLCVGATGSGKSELLRTLVLALVATHPPEDLAMVLVDYKGGATFAPFAHLPHVAGVITNLENQAGLVERVHASLAGEVKRRQQVLKDAGNVADIGHYAALRAEKRPDLEPLPHLFVVIDEFGELLTAKPDFIDLFLSIGRIGRSIGVHLLLSSQRIEAGKLKGLETYLSYRLGLRTFSPDESRTVLDTTDAFHLPPLPGFGYLKVDTSHYERFKAGYVSGAYRGPVQHEPEDTGPLALEYQAYNTLGQGGSEGPEEPQMRRRETGPTEMGVMIDQLERSGARSVRQIWLPPLPAAVPLDKVAGPVRVGARGMQLAGRRGPLQVPLGTLDDPTKQWQGQWYLDLTLAGGHAAIIGGPQSGKTTLLRTLALSLALTHTPQEVGIYGLDLVGGGLQALSGLPHVGGIAGRADRERAARTIDSVRAMLDQREELFRVHGIDSLEQLRTLRAAGRVPELASTEIVLLIDGFGALRDDFEELDDPVVDILKRGSGYGIHVVAGMLRWNDVRIATQSQFGTRVELRLNDPSESSIDRKLGETLSPEEKGRVLTDRKLFAQVALPRTDGLADTADLGAVLETTARQIRATWTGEVAQPVRVLPHVLEAHQLPGPAAEPRRVPIGLDQTQLAPVLLDLFHRDQHLLIMGDSECGKTNLLKVIARSLIERYGDKELVFGVFDPRRGLRGVIPEEYRGGYAYNTKLCAGLAAGIASELEKRLPDEAADGADLEPGSFSGPRIVILVDDYDVLTTAGQQPLAPFVPYIPSAVDIGLHFVLTRRVAGASRGLYEPLLQSLRESGASALVMAGDRSEGQLFSGVYAGHQPPGRGVLVRRGEPSRLIQTVYEGTR